The Meles meles chromosome 6, mMelMel3.1 paternal haplotype, whole genome shotgun sequence DNA segment ACAATGACATGAACGAGatcccagacacacacactcaaggTCATTACAGTGCAggagaaaatgattttattgttGTGAACACAATACAGCAAAGCTTGACAGAAGTTTCAAGATTAAAAATTGGGGACCTGGGTCGTTCTTTGCCTTCTTCTTCCCTATGGCCTTCCTTCGAAACACACAGAGCTCCAGAGCAAAAGGGAATCCTATTTGTTTTCATCCCCAGCCCTGATCTTGCAATCTTGGCCCTCTAATTCCCTCACTGCCCACCTTCTTTCTTCCATGGGAACCATGGGaatcaacaaggaaaagaaaaggagaagggatCATAAGAGAACCTGCATCGAGTGAGGAACTTTGGGTTTAACCAAAGTGTTAGTGAACCAGAAGAGGGGTTTTATCTAAGTGCACAGGAAGCAGGCGGTTAGGAGGGAAGCCCCGCTGACGGCGCTCACAGGCAACAACATAGAACCGGTTCTGGGGAGTAGTACTGTAGCTGCAGTTGCGATCTGTCCCTCCAGTGTAGAGGCAGTAAGTCATTCTAATACGGTATCTACTCCGGTGGCAGTTAGTCCTGCCATTCCTGCAGGTTATGTTGCGCAAAAGACAGGTAGCAGCCACATTATTCAAGCTGTCATGCAGAAAGGTGTTTTCAGGCTTACATCGCCTATTCTGAAGATTGACACGAGGCATTGCTGTCTGGCAATTGACAGGATGTGGTCTTAAATGTCGAAGCATGAATGTTTGAACAGTGACGGAGGATTGAGCCCAGTCATCCAGTGGATGCACTGGCTCCCACGATCCCAGCAACACCAGGAGGAGAGGAAATGGTCCCAGAAGATTCAGCATCATCTCTTCTGTGTAGGAAGGGGAGAAAACTGGGAGAATGATAGTAGTAGAAGCCATAAGAGCAAAATTACTATTCACAATCATTTAGATGCTTAGTGTGCCCTTTAAGATTtcaatgatctttttttgttgttctttaaaccATCTTCTTTCTGACGTGAATCTCACAATTCTAGGAAGGACCTGAAGCCCAGGGAGGAGGAATGTGAGTAAAGATAACTTTTCCTCTAAATGGCAGATCCCATTCTTGTCTTTGTCGTATACCTCCTGGTCCAGAACCttgtctcttccctcctccctcctggaaTATTTCTCCTCCATCTATGTGACCTGGACCTTCTGGCCATCATCATGGCTCTACTCTCCACAGCCCCCAGGCTTCTCCTCTTACCAGGTCTCCTTGCTGGGGCTCCTGCTGAGGACAGAGTCCGTGGTTAGTCCCAGGCTCAGAGGCTTTTGTCTGCTGTTCCTCTGCCAGGTATGCCAGCGTGGCCTGCGTGCAGCAGGGAAAGGTTCTGAGCcctaggaaagaggaaagggaaacccAGGGCTTGGAAGATGCCCTTCTTGTGCACAGTGTGGATGAGACCCACACCCTCCAACTCACTGTTTAAAGCCAGTGTCCCTGCAGATGCAGGAAGACCAAGCCCACTTAAAGGAACAAAGGAGAAGTGATAACTTCCTCAAAGAAGTGTGaggaaattatttccttttgataTGGGTTGAATGCTTCCTTCTCCATAGAAGCTTCAGTGTTTTGAAGCTCTATTATTTCAATCCCTTAGAAGAAAACGCAGGATGTAAATTTGATATAACAGTTACCATATACTTGGAAATGTTGCAACAACAGACTCGATGAATTACTCATTTATGTGTCCATTTATTGGGCCAGATACTGGGCTGCCAAGATTCAGGAGACCATGACCTAATGAAAGAGATGGTCACTTAAATAGGGAAATACATTGTATACAAGAACTGTCAATAGCTCTAGCATCTGGGGTGGAAGAGTTCCAGGGGGCTGTGAGGAGCTGACAGAGAGAAGGTCACAACACCTGAACTGGGTTTGAGGATTAAGAGAAATTAGGTAAAGTGGATGGTAAGGTCATTCCGAAGAGGGAACTGTGTGTGAAGACAAGGCAAGACCCTTGGCTCCTAGACCCATTTTGAAAGCATAAGCAAAACTATAGTGTATTAGTTGCATTATTAACTTAACTCTTATGTTGTTTTGTTCCCTGCTTAAATATGTTTCATGCAtctttttttgttgaaaattttatttatttatttggagagggagcaagagagagacagagtacaaagaaatagaggggcaaagggagggaatCCCCAGGTAGACTCCCCACCTACCACTTAGCCAgattggggctcaatcccaccacccattgttaggtcccccaataatgggtccgtgattaaaggagcgagactgatataaagcgaaggtcaagcaaagctttattttgcgccaagcatcaagaatcaaactgaccggccagggccgtgcctcttacagagagggcaacccctctctgcttcacagactagcttttaagggcaaaggccatgtggttgggcctggccacgcacaggtggcccaTGAAATTGTAACATACAGAGAAAGCtgctgcacagtcatgttaggtcataCATAAGTGACCAATTCAAATACAacttaccctagtagatatttgaattagcctatcactttggtcagaattggtgcccaaaagtttcccaaagggcagggcccatactccttggtaactaggcagacagtatgcatcccccgCACTGATCAGAcctctccacctggcctgacccacccctgtatttgggctttgttacctggaactggtttccgggacttgtttttgagtaagtcctctgggggaaggggggcaggaaCAGTTTAAGGGGTTGTTGTTTAACCTGGATGGAAGTGTTCTggctaaaataggtccttacaccatgagatcatgacctgagctgaaaccaaaggtCACAggctcactgactgagccaaccaggtgcccgtgttttccttttctcttaaccTCATGCAGAATCAGTCATTAACTTTGTCTTTTCACTCCTACTCTGTGTTTAACAACGGAGGATAGAAACATAACAGGGACCAGACAGTAACATTTGTTTTGATGTGTGTAATCCCAGGTGCCAAAGAGGGCCCCGCTGTGCATAACCATGCGAACATTCACATTGTTTCAAGGACCTCCCAACAAGTTTCAGGAAACCCTTTACCTTCCTTTCATGTATATAAGTTGTCTCTAAGCTCAACAGAGCAAGGCAACTTTGGAAATGATCCCTTGTTTTCTCCTTGGGCTACCCTCTTTACTCTAAAGCTTTCTTTGCTTTAAATCCAGTCTCTCAGAATTTGGCTTACTGCATATTGGGTACATGGACAGGTTGGAGTTTGGTAAGAACCGATAGGCATGAGGGAGAAGGGCCAGATTAGGGTATTTGCCTCTTGAAACTTTTCTTACTTTTCCATTGGTACTGTAAATCCCTTCTTTGGAAATGTATTGTCTCTTGGAGGGCTCACAGAAAAGCCTCCCAATGGGACTCCTGCCTCTAGTCTCTTTTCCTGCCAATGTATTCTACATATCCCTTCCAGATTAGTACTCCTTGAGCATAAATAGAATAGGGGAACACTCTTGCTTTTAGTGTCTTTAATTATCTATAGGATAAAAatctacaggaaaaaaatgatgtctTTTTAGAGCAATATCAcaagatacaaggttaatatataaaaatcaattgctttcttagataccagcaatgaacaattgaaatttgaaaaaaaaaattacattagctacaaagaaaaatgaatacataGATACGAATCTATAAAAAGTGAACAAGATCAATATGAGGAAAACTGCAAagctgataaaagaaattaaagaaaatgtaaaagaagaagaagaaggagataCTCCTTGTCCATGCTGAAGGAAAGCAGACTGTGTCAAACCAAACTATGGCTCTtagacataaaaattatttagcACTAAAGGCACTCAAGAATCAAAATGCAGAAAAGGCTGTCCCTTTTTTGACtaaaggcagaaaataaattcttttcctGATGACCACCTCTTACCAGGTAGAGGTGGTACCAGAGCCATCTGCAAACAAACCTTGTAAAACTAATCCCTTTCTTTCTAGTTACTTCTTCACCATTTACTACCCATACATCAAACATTTATCTTGTCAATGCTTCACAAATATATTGCTTCTTTGTCTAAGATGTTTAAAAGCTTCCTACTCTGGTCGTTTCTTCGGGTCTTCATTCTCTTGTGAAGGCTCCCGCGTACATGTCAAGATTTATCaaatttgtatgcttttctccttttcatctctGTCAGTTCAATTTTCAGACCTAGCCAGAGACCATAAGAGAGCTGAGGAAAATGCTTTCCTCTCCTACAATGACATTATACATTGTCAAAACCCCTAGACTATTGAATGCGATAAATTACTGTTAATTAAATTATGgagtttagggcacctgggtggctcagtaacttaagtgtctgctttctgttcatgtcatgatatcagggtcctgggatggagctccatgatgggctctgtgctcagtggggagcctaattctccctctccctctgccactccccctgcctttgctctctcatcttctttctctgtcaaataaatatatgaatcttttttaaaaaactgtggaCTGTAGTTAATAATGAATATTGTCTCATGAATTGTTGCAAAAGTATCAgactaatgcaagatgttagtAATAAGAAAACTGT contains these protein-coding regions:
- the LOC123943537 gene encoding ribonuclease K3-like, producing MMLNLLGPFPLLLVLLGSWEPVHPLDDWAQSSVTVQTFMLRHLRPHPVNCQTAMPRVNLQNRRCKPENTFLHDSLNNVAATCLLRNITCRNGRTNCHRSRYRIRMTYCLYTGGTDRNCSYSTTPQNRFYVVACERRQRGFPPNRLLPVHLDKTPLLVH